The genomic stretch CTTAGCCCTAGTGACTTTGATCCTTACTATTGCAGTGAGCGCTTTTTGATTGCGACCACTGACTATGCGATGCAAACCATCTTACCTTATGCACTGCCGAAGATTTATGAGCAAGCGCCGAACATCTCTTTGGAGTTTGCACCGCTGCAGCATGAGCATTTGTTTAAGCAGCTCAGCACCGAGCGTGTTGATATGGCAATTTGCCGCCCAAGTGGTAGCGTCGCACCACTTCATCAAGAGGTGTTAGGGCCAGTGGGCGTGTCGTGCTTGCTATCTAAGAATCACCCTTTGGCTGACAGTTCGTTGAGCCTTGAGGATTATGTGTCTTTACCTCATGCGATGATTGCGATCAGTGATGGTGTTAAGGCTCTGTTGGATAACGCCTTAGCCAATCAACAACCTAGAAAAATGGTACTGCGTGCTTACCACCTTGAAGCCGCATTGGCGATCGTCGATAGAATGCCGCTCGTGATTACGGTACCGGCTGATTTGGCTTACTTAGTTGCAGAGCGATATGACTTGGTCGTTAAACCATTGCCATTTGAATTTATGCCCTTTGATTACTCGCTGATCTGGCACTCACGCTGCGATTCTTCTGCTTCGCAACAGTGGTTAAGAAGAGTGGTCAAAGAGGAGTGTGGTGAGTTGATTCAAAAGCGGATTGCGGACGTAGGTTTGGGCTAGGTTTTGTATTGAATAGCAAATAGAAAAAAGGGCTGATAATGATCAGCCCTTTTGTTTTTTGCGTGTAGCTTTTAGAGTGCTAGCGATTACAGCTTAATAACTACACGACCAGTGATTTGACCGTTAGTGATGTCTTCTGCTGCTTGAATTGCGCCATCTAGAGACACTTCTTTGGTAGCTTGAGCGTAGAAAGATTCTGGTAGTAGTTCAGCTAGTTGTTCCCACGCTTTAATGCGTTTTTCACGAGGGCACATTACAGAGTCCACACCTTGTAGGCGAACGTTGCGCAGAATGAATGGCATTACCGTTGTTGGTAAATCAAAGCCGCCAGCTAGACCACACATTGCTACCGCACCGTTGTAATCAATTTGCGCCAATACTTTAGCAAGTACTTTGCTGCCTACCGTATCGATAGCACCAGCCCACAGTTGTTTCTCTAGTGGTTTTGCTGGTTCTTCTAGTTCTGCACGCTCAACAATGCGTGTAGCGCCTAGTGATTTAAGTAATTCACCGTTTGAAGAAGCTCGGCCAGTAACTGCTGCTACTTTGTAGCCTAGTTGGTTCAGTAGAGTGATAGACACGCTACCTACACCCCCACTTGCACCTGTTACTAGGATTTCACCGTCTTCAGGCTTAATACCAGCATCTACGATAGCTTGCACACAAAGCATCGCAGTGAAGCCAGCTGTACCAATCGCCATTACTTTCTTAGCGTCAAGACCTGCAGGCATTGGCACTAACCAGTCACCGTTTAGGCTTGCTTTCTCAGCCATGCCGCCCCAGTGACCTTCACCAACACCCCAGCCAGTTAGAACAACTTCGTCGCCCGCTTTGTAGCGAGGGTCATCAGATTGTGAAACCACACCAGAAAGGTCGATACCAGGAACCATAGGGAAGTTGCGAACAATGCGCCCTTTACCTGTAATCGCCAAACCATCTTTGTAGTTCAAAGAAGAGTAGCTTACATCGATCTTCACATTACCTTCTGGTAATTGTGACTCTTCAATTTGAGAAACTGATGCGATAGTTTTTTTGTCTTCTTGGTTTAGTACAAGTGCTTTAAACATGATCTGCTCCGTAGGAGGAATATTAGGAAACTGAAGTAACTTTAGTTGAATCATCCGAGAAAAAATAATGAAACATCAACATTGAATCTATGCGTTCTATGCATATATGTCACTGGATGCTTTTCTCTGATTAGACTTGCCGAACGAATCTGTACATGACTTGATAGCCAGATACAAAAAGTGCAGCTATATAAAGATAGCTGCACATAAGATTACCCGACAAGTTTTACAACTAAAGAGCGCTAAGGGCGTTCAAATACCGTTGCAATACCTTGGCCTAAACCAATACACATGGTCGCTAAGCCGTATTTCACGTCTTGTGCTTCCATTAGGTTGATTAGGGTTGTAGAGATACGAGAACCAGAACAACCTAGTGGGTGACCCAGTGCAATTGCACCGCCGTTAAGGTTTACTTTCTCGTCAACCACATCCAGTAGACCTAGATCTTTGGCACACGGTAGAGATTGAGCAGCGAATGCTTCATTTAACTCAACCACACCCATGTCTTCAATCGTTAGGCCAGCACGCTTAAGCGCTTTCTTGGTTGCTGGTACTGGGCCGTAACCCATGATTGAAGGATCACAGCCTGCGATAGCCATAGACTTCACGCGAGCTCGAATCTTAAGGCCAAGCGCGTTGGCCTTCTCTTCACTCATGAGCAGCATTGCTGATGCACCATCAGACAGAGCTGATGACGTGCCTGCTGTTACCGTGCCGTTGGCAGGGTCAAATACAGGGCGCAGCTGAGATAGGCCTTCAACCGTGGTTTCTGGGCGAATCACTTCATCGTAATCCAGAGTAAACAGTGAACCGTCTGCAGCGTGACCCTCTGTCGGTAGAATTTCGTTTTTGAAACGACCTTCAACCGTTGCAGCTTGTGCACGAGCATGTGAACGTGCAGCGAATGCATCTTGGTCTTCACGGCTAATACCATGCAGCTTGCCAAGCATTTCTGCAGTTAGGCCCATCATACCCGCCGCTTTTGCTACGTTCTTTGACATGCCAGGGTGGAAATCAACACCGTGTGTCATCGGTACGTGACCCATGTGTTCCACACCACCAATCAGGCAAATTTCCGCATCTCCAACCATGATTGAGCGTGTTGCATCATGCAGAGCTTGCATAGATGAACCACATAAACGGTTAACTGTGACTGCACCAATCTCAATCGGTAAGCCAGCCAATAGAGCAGCGTTACGTGCAACGTTGAAGCCTTGCTCTAGGGTTTGTTGTACACAGCCCCAGTAGATATCTTCAATTTCTGAAGGGTTAACTTCTGGGTTACGTTCTAAAATGCCTTTCATCAAATGTGCAGACAGATCTTCAGCACGAGTGTGACGGTAAGCTCCACCTTTGGAACGTCCCATTGGGGTGCGAAGGCAATCAACAACAACTACATTATTCATTTTGCTATTCCTTTTCCAAATGTGGGTTACAGAGAACTGGCTTGTTGAGCGTCGTAAAAGCTTTCGCCTTTTTCTGCCATATCAAGCAATAGTTGAGGAACTTGGTACATTGCACCTAAGTCTTGGTAGCCTTTCGCCATTTCTACGAAGTTACCAATACCCACACTGTCTAAGTAGCGGAATACGCCGCCTCGGAATGGAGGGAAGCCTAAACCGTAAACCAGTGCCATATCCGCTTCTTGCGGTGTCGCGATGATGCCTTCTTCTAAACAAAGCACCACTTCGTTGATCATAGGAATCATCACACGTTGGATAATTGTTTGGTCATCAAAGTCTTGTGGCTGTTCGCATACGTCAGCCAAGATAGGAAGAATGTCTTCAGAGAAGGTCTTCTTCGGGCGACCGCGTTTGTCTACGCTGTATGTGTAGAAGCCGCTACCGTTTTTCTGACCGTATTTTTCAGCAACGTAAAGTGCATCAATCGCATCACGGCCTTCTTTACCCATACGCTCAGGGAAACCTTGCGCCATTACAGCTTGTGCATGGTGTGCAGTGTCTAGGCCTACAACGTCTAGTAAGTAAGCAGGGCCCATTGGCCAACCGAACTTGCGCTCCATGACTTTATCGATCTTAGTGAAGTCAGCGCCGTCACGTAGCAACATGCTGAAACCGCCAAAGTAAGGGAAAAGTACACGGTTAACGAAGAAGCCTGGGCAGTCGTTAACAACGATTGGGGATTTACCCATCTTCGCTGCGTAAGCGACCACACGATTGATCGTCTCTTCTGAAGTCTGCTCACCACGGATGATCTCAACCAAAGGCATGCGATGCACAGGGTTAAAGAAGTGCATGCCACAGAAGTTTTCTGGGCGCTTCAGTGATTTCGCTAACAGGTTGATTGGAATCGTAGAGGTGTTTGATGTTAGAACGGTGTCTTCACCAACCAAACCTTCCACTTCGCTCAGTACTGCTGCTTTGACTTTCGGGTTCTCTACTACCGCTTCAACAATCACATCTGACTGTTCTACACCTGCGTAATGCAGACTTGGAGTAATAGAAGACAGAATGCCTGCCATCTTGAACCCGTCTAGGCGACCGCGTGATAAGCGTTTATTCAACAGCTTAGATGCTTCGTTCATACCTAGATCAAGCGATGCTTGTGCGATGTCTTTCATCATCACTGGCACGCCTTTCAACGCTGATTGGTAAGCAATACCGCCGCCCATGATACCTGCGCCAAGTACGGCTGCACGCTCAGTTGCTTTGTTTGCTGACTTACCCGCTTGTTTCGCTAGGCCTTTGATGTACTGGTCATTCAGGAATAAGCCAACTAATGCTTTTGCTTCTTCCGATTTCGCTAGCTTAACGAAGTGCTTACGCTCAATGTCGAGTGCTGCATCGCGATCGCTACGTGCCGCTTCCTCAATCGCAATCACAGAAGTGATTGGCGCAGGGTAGTGAGGCCCCGCTTTTTGAGCGACTAGGCCTTTAGCCATGGTAAAGCTCATCATCGCTTCTAGTTTGCTTAGTGAAAGCGCTGATGTTTTTTGTTTACGGCGTAGCTGCCAATCGAGTTTTTCATTGGCTGCCAGAGAAACGGTGTTGATCGCCGATTCTAATAGCTGGTCTGTATCTACAATGGCATCTAGCAAGCCAACCTTAAGCGCTTCATCAGCACGGCATGCTTTGCCTTGGGTGATAATTTCCATTGCGCTGTCAGCACCGATAACACGAGGCAGGCGCACACAACCACCAAAGCCAGGCATGATGCCAAGTTTGGTTTCAGGTAGGCCAATGCTGGTGGTCTTGTCACCGATACGGAAATCGGTAGCCAGTACGCATTCACAGCCGCCGCCAAGGGCATGGCCACGCATCATTGAAAGAGTTGGGACAGGAAGGTCTTCGAGCTTACTGAAGATTGAATTCGCGAATCTTAACCATTCATCAAGTTCTGCTTCTGGCTTAGCGAATAGGCCAAGAAATTCAGTGATGTCTGCGCCTACAATGAACGCGTCTTTGTTTGAAGTTAAGATTAAACCACGTAATCCTGCGTGAGCATTAAGAGCGTCTAACGCTTTATCTAGTGATTCTAAAGTAGCAAGGTCGAGTTTGTTTACAGAGGCCGGAGCGCAGAAGCTAAGTTCTGCAATACCATCTTGTAATTCCTTTACCTGTAGGGTGTTAGCTTGGTAAATCATTGTCTATCTCCATGACATACAATCCACGATTGTTTGAGAGAATCTTGTTATCTTTCTATTATTGTAGAATACCTGGTAAGACCAGTTATCTTAGTCTGTACCTCTGCTTGGTGAATTTCAATACATTTTTTAAACAATTGTTTAACATTGTGCGATAGCACAGATCCTCTAACCCTTATTATTCACGCGTGATACACTTCGCCGCTCTTATTAATTAAGTTAACGATATGAATGAACAGCCCTATTTAATACCGTCTGCGTCGGCTCTGTTTGAAGAAGATATAAAAAAGAGCGTCTTTATTACTCATCTTGCTCATACTCCAAGTGTAGAAGCTGCCAAACAGTTCGTAGAGCAGGTAAAGAAAGAGCATTCTTCAGCGCGACATAATTGTTGGGGTTTTGTGGCTGGGCGACCTGAAGATTCAATGCTTTGGGGTTTTAGCGATGATGGTGAACCCTCAGGTACTGCGGGTAAGCCGATCTTGGCGCAACTGTCTGGTTCTGGTGTGGGTGAGTTAACGGCTGTGGTGACTCGTTATTCAGGTGGAATTAAGCTTGGAACGGGTGGTTTAGTTAAGGCTTATGGTGGAGGAGTGCAACAAGCTCTCAAGCTGCTTCAAACAATCGAGAAAAAAATAACCACAAAATTACGGCTAGAGTTAGACTATGGTTTTGTGCCAATTGCGCAATCCATCATGGCTCAGCATCAAGCTGTTGAGGTCCAAGCGGATTATGGTGTTCAAGTTGAGCTTATTATTGAAATAGAGCTCCTGCAGGTAGATTCGTTTACCCAAACCATGATCAATAAAAGCGGTGCTAAGGCACTGGTAACGAAAGTCAAAGATAACTAGGAAGTGTGAAGCATTTCGCTTCGTTCAATAGCTCATGCAATTTCGCTCAATTATTCGAATCGTCGGATTATTATTAGCACTTTTTAGTGTATCAATGCTCGCACCAGCGCTAGTCGCACTTATCTATCGAGATGGTGCGGGTGTGCCGTTTGTGACGACTTTTTTCGTTCTATTGTTTTGCGGAGCAACTTGCTGGTTTCCGAACCGCCGCTATAAACATGAATTGAAAGCGCGTGATGGTTTTTTGATTGTTGTTTTGTTCTGGACGGTAATCGGCAGTGCGGGTGCGTTACCGTTTTTGATCGCTGATAATCCGAGTGTTTCGGTAACCGATGCCTTCTTTGAATCCTTTTCTGCATTAACTACCACAGGGGCGACCGTTATCGTCGGCCTTGATGATCTCCCTAAGGCGATTCTGTTTTACCGTCAGTTCCTACAATGGTTTGGTGGTATGGGTATCATCGTATTGGCGGTAGCCATTCTTCCTGTTCTGGGCATCGGTGGCATGCAACTTTACCGTGCTGAAATTCCGGGCCCTGTTAAAGACAGCAAGATGACCCCACGTATTGCTGAAACGGCAAAAGCGCTGTGGTACATCTATCTCAGTCTAACGATTGCTTGTGCGGTAGCGTTTTGGCTTGCAGGTATGAGCTTTTTTGATGCCATCAGTCATAGTTTCTCTACTATTGCTATCGGTGGCTTCTCAACACACGATGCAAGTATGGGCTATTTCAACAGCCCTGCTATTAACATGATTACGGTTGTGTTCCTGCTTATATCTGCGTGTAATTACTCACTTCACTTCGCTGCATTTGCTTCAGGTGGTGTGCATCCTAAGTATTACTGGAAAGATCCTGAATTCCGCGCTTTTATCTTTATTCAAGCAGTGCTGTTCTTGGTTTGTTTCTTATTACTACTGAATCACCACTCTTATGACTCGTATTACGACGCTTTCGATCAAGCCTTGTTTCAAACCGTGTCTATATCTACAACTGCTGGTTTCACTACGACTGGTTTTTCAGAGTGGCCACTGTTCTTGCCCGTACTGCTTTTGTTCTCTTCTTTTATAGGAGGATGCGCAGGTTCAACCGGTGGTGGTATGAAAGTGATTCGAATCTTACTGCTTACTCTGCAAGGTGCTCGTGAAATGAAGCGTCTTGTTCACCCGCGCGCTGTCTATACCATCAAGGTTGGTGGTTCTGCACTACCACAACGTGTCGTGGATGCGGTTTGGGGCTTTTTCTCTGCATATGCTCTGGTTTTTGTGGTTTGTATGTTGGCTCTTATTGCAACTGGTATGGATGAGTTGAGTGCTTTCTCTGCCGTAGCCGCAACATTGAATAACCTCGGCCCGGGCCTTGGCGAAGTCGCGGTGCACTTTGGCGATGTGAATGACAAAGCAAAATGGGTACTTATCGTATCTATGCTGTTTGGCCGATTAGAAATTTTCACCTTATTAATCTTATTGACCCCTACGTTTTGGCGTAGCTAAGGACAACATTGTGGCAAAAGCTCTATTTTTGTATTCAAGCCGTGAAGGCCAGACCAAGAAAATCTTGAACTATATAAAAGAAGAAATGAATGAGTTCGAATGTGAGCTTCAAGATTTGCACACAATTGGTAATATCGACTTTGCTCAATATGACAGAGTATTGATCGGTGCATCGATTCGTTACGGCCACCTTAATAAGAAGCTATATCAGTTCATTGATGCCAACCTTAATCAGCTGCAATCAAACAAGGTTGCTTTCTTCTGCGTGAACTTAACAGCGCGTAAAGAAGACCAAGGCAAAGATACACCAGAAGGAAGTGCTTAT from Vibrio pomeroyi encodes the following:
- a CDS encoding LysR family transcriptional regulator; protein product: MELEDIYRRDLNLLVALKVLIEEGSVSQAAIRLNLSQSATSRVLGRLRELLNDPLFTRQGQHLIPTKKALEISQRIDQPLESFRQLLSPSDFDPYYCSERFLIATTDYAMQTILPYALPKIYEQAPNISLEFAPLQHEHLFKQLSTERVDMAICRPSGSVAPLHQEVLGPVGVSCLLSKNHPLADSSLSLEDYVSLPHAMIAISDGVKALLDNALANQQPRKMVLRAYHLEAALAIVDRMPLVITVPADLAYLVAERYDLVVKPLPFEFMPFDYSLIWHSRCDSSASQQWLRRVVKEECGELIQKRIADVGLG
- the acuI gene encoding acrylyl-CoA reductase (NADPH) codes for the protein MFKALVLNQEDKKTIASVSQIEESQLPEGNVKIDVSYSSLNYKDGLAITGKGRIVRNFPMVPGIDLSGVVSQSDDPRYKAGDEVVLTGWGVGEGHWGGMAEKASLNGDWLVPMPAGLDAKKVMAIGTAGFTAMLCVQAIVDAGIKPEDGEILVTGASGGVGSVSITLLNQLGYKVAAVTGRASSNGELLKSLGATRIVERAELEEPAKPLEKQLWAGAIDTVGSKVLAKVLAQIDYNGAVAMCGLAGGFDLPTTVMPFILRNVRLQGVDSVMCPREKRIKAWEQLAELLPESFYAQATKEVSLDGAIQAAEDITNGQITGRVVIKL
- the fadA gene encoding acetyl-CoA C-acyltransferase FadA, translating into MNNVVVVDCLRTPMGRSKGGAYRHTRAEDLSAHLMKGILERNPEVNPSEIEDIYWGCVQQTLEQGFNVARNAALLAGLPIEIGAVTVNRLCGSSMQALHDATRSIMVGDAEICLIGGVEHMGHVPMTHGVDFHPGMSKNVAKAAGMMGLTAEMLGKLHGISREDQDAFAARSHARAQAATVEGRFKNEILPTEGHAADGSLFTLDYDEVIRPETTVEGLSQLRPVFDPANGTVTAGTSSALSDGASAMLLMSEEKANALGLKIRARVKSMAIAGCDPSIMGYGPVPATKKALKRAGLTIEDMGVVELNEAFAAQSLPCAKDLGLLDVVDEKVNLNGGAIALGHPLGCSGSRISTTLINLMEAQDVKYGLATMCIGLGQGIATVFERP
- the fadB gene encoding fatty acid oxidation complex subunit alpha FadB, with translation MIYQANTLQVKELQDGIAELSFCAPASVNKLDLATLESLDKALDALNAHAGLRGLILTSNKDAFIVGADITEFLGLFAKPEAELDEWLRFANSIFSKLEDLPVPTLSMMRGHALGGGCECVLATDFRIGDKTTSIGLPETKLGIMPGFGGCVRLPRVIGADSAMEIITQGKACRADEALKVGLLDAIVDTDQLLESAINTVSLAANEKLDWQLRRKQKTSALSLSKLEAMMSFTMAKGLVAQKAGPHYPAPITSVIAIEEAARSDRDAALDIERKHFVKLAKSEEAKALVGLFLNDQYIKGLAKQAGKSANKATERAAVLGAGIMGGGIAYQSALKGVPVMMKDIAQASLDLGMNEASKLLNKRLSRGRLDGFKMAGILSSITPSLHYAGVEQSDVIVEAVVENPKVKAAVLSEVEGLVGEDTVLTSNTSTIPINLLAKSLKRPENFCGMHFFNPVHRMPLVEIIRGEQTSEETINRVVAYAAKMGKSPIVVNDCPGFFVNRVLFPYFGGFSMLLRDGADFTKIDKVMERKFGWPMGPAYLLDVVGLDTAHHAQAVMAQGFPERMGKEGRDAIDALYVAEKYGQKNGSGFYTYSVDKRGRPKKTFSEDILPILADVCEQPQDFDDQTIIQRVMIPMINEVVLCLEEGIIATPQEADMALVYGLGFPPFRGGVFRYLDSVGIGNFVEMAKGYQDLGAMYQVPQLLLDMAEKGESFYDAQQASSL
- a CDS encoding YigZ family protein — protein: MNEQPYLIPSASALFEEDIKKSVFITHLAHTPSVEAAKQFVEQVKKEHSSARHNCWGFVAGRPEDSMLWGFSDDGEPSGTAGKPILAQLSGSGVGELTAVVTRYSGGIKLGTGGLVKAYGGGVQQALKLLQTIEKKITTKLRLELDYGFVPIAQSIMAQHQAVEVQADYGVQVELIIEIELLQVDSFTQTMINKSGAKALVTKVKDN
- a CDS encoding TrkH family potassium uptake protein translates to MQFRSIIRIVGLLLALFSVSMLAPALVALIYRDGAGVPFVTTFFVLLFCGATCWFPNRRYKHELKARDGFLIVVLFWTVIGSAGALPFLIADNPSVSVTDAFFESFSALTTTGATVIVGLDDLPKAILFYRQFLQWFGGMGIIVLAVAILPVLGIGGMQLYRAEIPGPVKDSKMTPRIAETAKALWYIYLSLTIACAVAFWLAGMSFFDAISHSFSTIAIGGFSTHDASMGYFNSPAINMITVVFLLISACNYSLHFAAFASGGVHPKYYWKDPEFRAFIFIQAVLFLVCFLLLLNHHSYDSYYDAFDQALFQTVSISTTAGFTTTGFSEWPLFLPVLLLFSSFIGGCAGSTGGGMKVIRILLLTLQGAREMKRLVHPRAVYTIKVGGSALPQRVVDAVWGFFSAYALVFVVCMLALIATGMDELSAFSAVAATLNNLGPGLGEVAVHFGDVNDKAKWVLIVSMLFGRLEIFTLLILLTPTFWRS
- the hemG gene encoding menaquinone-dependent protoporphyrinogen IX dehydrogenase, whose amino-acid sequence is MAKALFLYSSREGQTKKILNYIKEEMNEFECELQDLHTIGNIDFAQYDRVLIGASIRYGHLNKKLYQFIDANLNQLQSNKVAFFCVNLTARKEDQGKDTPEGSAYIKKFLIKSPWQPTLIGVFAGALYYPRYNWFDKTMIRFIMNMTGGETDTTKEVEYTNWEKVSLFTEKLKNM